The sequence below is a genomic window from Wyeomyia smithii strain HCP4-BCI-WySm-NY-G18 chromosome 1, ASM2978416v1, whole genome shotgun sequence.
TCGAAACACCGAAAAGCTAAATGCTTACATTCCGCAGTCAGGATTTCTGTTTCTCAACCTACTTTATTTAGTACCTGCTTAAAAATGTCAAGTCGGAACAAAAACTTAAacaaaaattatgcaaaaaactaGACAGTCGTTTCCACATATTGGAACTCTATCACGACTTGTTCACAATAAGAGGGCTAGATTTCGGACTATCAAAACAGCCACTTCCGGTTGTCGGAAactttattgaaattattataaaatgAAGATAAAGTTTTACAGCAAATGAAGTACTACGAACTGCGACTACTAAATGTTAACTGCAGAATGTTCAGTTTTTACCACATTCAAACTTCTGCGCTTTCGATCATatcatgcttttttttttcttcttttgaattatttgttatttttttttttgtatcattttcaaatTACTTTGTTACAACATAGATTTCATAGTAAAATATTCCATCCCTGCCGGGAGCAGGTTGTAcagtataaaaaataaattgtgagtaCCATGATGGAAAAATAAAGAGAGAAACGCACATCTTAACCCTATTTACAGGAGCGCCAACCGCATGACCGCCTTTCGCCAACGATTGCATTCCTTGATCAGCTGCTGCTCCTCGTTGACGAGCAGCTCGTGCTGTCGATTCAATTGACTTGCCTCGTCTTCGAGTCTTTGCTCTCGATCCTTTCGGTTGATGCGGGATTTACGGGAAGCTTCGTTGTTCTTGTCACGCTGTTCGCGGTAGCGCATATCTGCTTCGCTTAGATGCTCATACTCGGAGCGATCCCGAATCGAGCTGGCTGTCTTCGGGGGTCGTCCACGGCGTTTAGCCGGTCGTACCGACGAGGAAGCTTCAGACGCGTTATCTCCGCACACCGAGGAGGTGGTCGATGAAGTAGCGCTTTTGAAACGGAATCGTTTGGTGTTGTTAGTGGATTCCGTCAGCTGATCGATATCATCAATCGTAAACGTTGGCAGCTTACGCTTCGCCGGGTTGAAGAGATCGCTGAGTGTTGCATTGCAAATGGTGGACTGTGGCTTAGCTTCGACCGGTGGAGCATCAGTTACTGGCTTAACGACGGCAGCGGCTTCCGGGAATGAAACCGTTGGCTTTTCCTCGATTGGAGATTTTTCTATGACTTCGTAGTCCTGTGAAGGGAGAGGGATTATTATATGACAAGATAGAATAGCCGGTTGATGACCTACCGTTCCAGAATTGATGTAGGCTAAAAGATCGAATTCATCCTCCTGTTTCAAAACCTCGGCCTCCAAATCGAGTATTTCGTTCGTTAGCTCCGGGGTGTTCATTACCATCTGCGTTGTGGTAAGCATGGCCGTGCCATTCGCAGTGTGCACGTCGACTGACGCCACTGGGTTGATGATCTTGAGTTTTAACTCAGGAATACGTCGACGAGTGTTGGACATTTTGTTGTTGATTCGTTGGAACAGTTTCCGCCGCACAATTGGCGGCTTCTGGGGCGTCGATGCTTGTTGCTCTCTCGGTTTGAAAGGTTGCAATAGATTTTCTTCCTTCACCATAGGTTTGTTCGATAAATAGTGGCTAGCGCCACTGTCAAATGGTAGCTTAATAGTATAATTGTGTTCTAGTTGCGTTTGCGTTTTAATAACATGAAAAGTTTCGTCTCCACTGGAGATGGTATACAGTGCAGCTTGCGGCCTCGCAGCTGCAACTGTTATGTTTTGCTTATGCTCATTCTGCTTCAAGTTTTCTCGCTTTCCTAAATCATCATCATCGCAAGCATCACTGAAGAAAGAGTTGACAATTGAAGGTTGTATCTCGAACATGGTATTCGCAACGGAAGATGTCCTTTCGTTGTCCAAGGTGTCGCTGGCAACATTAGTGTTGTTAGTCAGCGCATCAGGGAAAATGGATTCCTTCTCTAGGGATAGAAGAAAGCTGGGCGATACGACATCGGCTCCATTGGAAGAGTCGACTTTTACGGAAACAAGATTGTTCGACTTACAATAGAAGGAATTTGAAAGTTGTTCGATTTCCTCGTGAAGGGGAATGCTATAATCGTCCCCCTCGCTGCTGTCGACAATTGTGTTGAAATCGATGCAAGTTTCCAATTCGTCAGTTTGTTTCCGTTCCGCATCACCCGAAATGCTGGCCGGAGAAGCCACACCAATACTGTCGAGAGGTGTATTGATGTAGCTCTCGGGACTGAGAAGAACCTCGTCCAGACGCGATTCAAGATCCCAAGACATAATGGGTTTTCTACGAACTGATGGTGGGGGGGTTATTGGACTAATGACGTTGCTATATTCCAGTTCGAACGGCTGCACCTCCATTTTGTCATGCATGCtgtcgctgctgctgctgttgttgttgcaatCTTTCTCGTTTCTCTTAGTGatgctgttgctgctggtacTAAATACGACGTTTGTTGGGTTAACTTTCGCTTCGGTTGTTCCGAGCTGATCGAAACTGCTATACTCAAAACTGCAGACGTTCTCTGGTCCTGGGGTATTGAGCTGTTCACCTATTATAACGCTTTCGTTGCTGTAGCCACTCGGCAAGGGCTCCGTAGCGACCATGAACATGCTGCAATTTTGCCACCGGCTCAGAGGCGACGACGACAAATCGGCTTCTATTTCCGCCCAGATAGGCTCTCCGAACGCGCCGAAGTTCACCGCGCTGCTCGGAATCGTCAAGATCTGCTGCGCTTGCTGCTTCTGATAGATTTGCGTGTTGGAGCTTGTTCCTGTACTGTTGTCCTGTTGCTGCGCTTGGTTTTCGCACACGAATGTAGATTCGTTTCGTCGATGATGGGTTAGTTGCTGCTGCTTCTGTTGCTCTATATCGCTGTACGATGTCGTGGACAAGCTGAATCTCTCGCCATGAAGGGGACTCGCTTGCGTTTCCAGTTGCCTTTGCCATCGTGAAAGAGACTACCGGAGgagaaaaaagaacaaaaaggcAGGGTGGTTAGGTTCCATCGTTCCTTTTTGTACCCTGCTGGTGGGGGCGGACACACTTACAATTAGTTCTCCGTTGAGTTGTATTGAAATTTTAACGCTTTAGCTTCACCAATGGATGAGCTGAGAGTTTTGGGCCCCCAACCTGGAAAAGAAGTAAACGAATGTAGTTAGTAGTAGTTTGCCTGAGTCATACAATACTGTTTTCGTTTATCATTAGCAAACTAATACTCAATTTTTAAgttgaaaatacaaaataataaaataaatctctCGGCAATTTTTGAAGATGTTAATTATTTCGAATAATTCAAGTTTGCCTACTCGAAGACTCTCAATTAGAGTAGGGATGAACCGGTTcgtagaaaagagcgaaagaacgaacggctcacgaaaaagagccacggttctttgagcgcaccagaactgaTGGATTCGCGCAAACCGTTTCACCCACCCTTAGGGAGATACTATTCATAGGCTTTGGTAAAAATCGCTCGTAAAACTTTGCGATGCGCAGTTCTTCTGTTTTCTACTGTGTCACTGTGACCAGTCGTTTTACGGTAGTACTAGTAGCCAACTATAGCGTAGCAGAGATATGCTTGTTATACAAATGTAGTTGTACTGCTCTCGATTTTTTCCCAACTTTTTGATTGTATTTTACTAACACTatctttctattttgtttttttttgtacccgTTTGGGtcgacaaaataaataattattgATAAGTTTCATATTAGTTCGTGAACACTCGACAAAGATAAAACCTGAACAGTCAGTCGGCGTTGGTTTTAAATTGTACGATGGGATGTGGGCTCTTATCTTCCTTTGCTCAGTTGTTAACATCGATCAAGCAAGCACGCCTATATTATAGGCACACACTAGGCCGCCATCCATCACTGATAAAGTCGGTGATATCACCGGTACCTGTTTGCTCGTTATCTTTGTTTGCTCTAACTGTGATGTGATTTCCCTTTCGATTTTTCAATTATAGATAACCTGTGGTTACAACTTCCATTATTGCCGCAACGATATTTTAAATCGAATAACCTCAACATGCAGACTAAGTTATTCCGCAGATTAACATCTGCTAATTGTGTACTAGCTCTAGTACATTTCGTGTGACGTCAGCATATTTACTTTGCCAATTCTACAATAGTAGCAAAAAATGTAAATGCTGCTCAAATCAGCTGCCGGCAAACACTTATGGTTGCATAATAGTTGTGTTTTCTAAAACGATTTACTAAGCATGTATTTACTCTGACTCTAGTACACCCTGTATGACGTCAGCATATTTGTCTTTCCATAAAAACTAATAATATCGAAGTTACCGGTTTATCGAGAACTATGATTACATAATTATGTTCGTACAGAGTTATTTCCCACTTTTGTAGAAAGGAAATTATATTCTGTAAAACAGTCCCCGATATTTAGATAATCAATCAAAACTGACGCAGTTAAACGTATACGAAACGATGACTAATGGTGAAAGCGCGAACTCCTAAGTCCACAATAGCTTAGCAACGGTTAGCAGATGCTTCCATCCAAGCTGGCCAGCCAGCTAACCAAGGTGTGAAATAGTCGAGCTGTTTATTCGCGGAGGGTTTTTTGACCTATGAGATCATGTTAGCTTAATTCCTCTGCAAATTGTACTGCGTAAAGGAATCGAATGCAACGAAATGGCAATGACCTTCACTCAAATTAGTATTTGGTTTCCACGTGTCGCATATATCTATCTGTATTGCTGCTGGTAAATGGAGCTAAATTGCGTCGTTTCTGTTGCGATTTTCGTTCTGTGGAGATATGGTCCAAACGAAAACTACTGCGTACTAGGAATGGTTCGTTATTTGATTATTCATTAGTGGTAGCACAAAATATATATCACATGGGTTGGCCG
It includes:
- the LOC129721255 gene encoding uncharacterized protein LOC129721255; translation: MFMVATEPLPSGYSNESVIIGEQLNTPGPENVCSFEYSSFDQLGTTEAKVNPTNVVFSTSSNSITKRNEKDCNNNSSSSDSMHDKMEVQPFELEYSNVISPITPPPSVRRKPIMSWDLESRLDEVLLSPESYINTPLDSIGVASPASISGDAERKQTDELETCIDFNTIVDSSEGDDYSIPLHEEIEQLSNSFYCKSNNLVSVKVDSSNGADVVSPSFLLSLEKESIFPDALTNNTNVASDTLDNERTSSVANTMFEIQPSIVNSFFSDACDDDDLGKRENLKQNEHKQNITVAAARPQAALYTISSGDETFHVIKTQTQLEHNYTIKLPFDSGASHYLSNKPMVKEENLLQPFKPREQQASTPQKPPIVRRKLFQRINNKMSNTRRRIPELKLKIINPVASVDVHTANGTAMLTTTQMVMNTPELTNEILDLEAEVLKQEDEFDLLAYINSGTDYEVIEKSPIEEKPTVSFPEAAAVVKPVTDAPPVEAKPQSTICNATLSDLFNPAKRKLPTFTIDDIDQLTESTNNTKRFRFKSATSSTTSSVCGDNASEASSSVRPAKRRGRPPKTASSIRDRSEYEHLSEADMRYREQRDKNNEASRKSRINRKDREQRLEDEASQLNRQHELLVNEEQQLIKECNRWRKAVMRLALL